In Terriglobia bacterium, one genomic interval encodes:
- the tagF gene encoding type VI secretion system-associated protein TagF — MSVVPVPLHGFGKLPLAGDFIHFRLEGDEARAFVGWLERGQALVESIRRGGGEDTAGGAAEPRRFRFAFDPGNGRRLLVGVLRESHDRGALRRFPFALFASLEASGFRERPSLMPLLFAEPWEMLDTGMESLGRATGTEELFGLLSGMSISVPEAGRATAKDVDGILGGTFAGEFWTVLLGEGSVARRAALFDLLVQTLLPFRKNRPEEVPVALKLPLAGGARDVSVQSVFWVELLAGMLRGARLAPSVFLSTAPEGGTPTSLHVFFQRADETNFAALLTRRYEADYVSDLTDPGPAASPPSALGGAARRQIDDEGASLQDLVRFRWIG; from the coding sequence ATGAGCGTCGTGCCGGTCCCGCTCCACGGTTTCGGGAAGCTCCCCCTCGCGGGCGACTTCATCCACTTCCGCCTGGAAGGCGACGAGGCCCGGGCGTTCGTGGGCTGGCTCGAGCGCGGACAGGCGCTGGTGGAGAGCATCCGCCGCGGCGGCGGCGAGGACACCGCCGGCGGCGCCGCCGAGCCACGCCGATTCCGCTTCGCCTTCGATCCGGGGAACGGCCGGCGGCTCCTGGTCGGCGTGCTGCGCGAGAGCCACGACCGCGGGGCGCTCCGGCGGTTCCCGTTCGCGCTGTTCGCGTCGCTCGAGGCGTCCGGTTTCCGCGAGCGCCCTTCTCTCATGCCCCTGCTGTTCGCCGAGCCGTGGGAGATGCTCGATACGGGGATGGAGTCCCTCGGGCGGGCGACGGGGACGGAGGAGCTCTTCGGCCTGCTGAGCGGCATGTCGATCTCGGTGCCCGAGGCGGGCCGAGCGACCGCGAAGGACGTGGACGGGATCCTCGGGGGGACCTTCGCCGGGGAGTTCTGGACCGTTCTCTTGGGGGAGGGGAGCGTGGCGCGCCGCGCGGCGCTGTTCGATCTCCTGGTGCAGACGCTCCTCCCCTTTCGCAAGAACCGCCCGGAGGAGGTTCCCGTCGCCCTCAAGCTGCCGCTCGCCGGCGGCGCGCGGGACGTGTCCGTCCAGAGCGTCTTCTGGGTGGAGCTGCTCGCCGGCATGCTCCGCGGCGCCCGGCTCGCGCCGAGCGTCTTCCTCAGCACGGCCCCGGAGGGGGGCACTCCCACGAGCTTGCACGTGTTCTTCCAGCGCGCCGACGAGACGAATTTCGCGGCGCTCCTGACGCGGCGTTACGAGGCGGACTACGTGAGCGACCTGACCGACCCGGGGCCGGCGGCGTCCCCTCCCTCGGCCCTGGGGGGCGCGGCGCGCCGCCAGATCGACGACGAGGGGGCGTCCCTTCAGGATCTGGTCCGGTTCCGTTGGATAGGGTGA
- the tssA gene encoding type VI secretion system protein TssA, protein MSEAVENRIGAALRAVTEDAPAGRSVRYDPEYEILKAEADKIGGFAAAGVDWTKIAALSGEILEKKSKDLLVMSYFCLALFQTGGYPALAEALGGMHDLLETYWDRLFPEANRLRARVSAIEWLVERCTAAVRQREATAGEADAVGACLEALDALDACLREKLLNEAPSVGDLRGALNERSAGAEPAASAPSPTAPTTAAAVAPVARDLATAEARDEALKDAMGSLKSLAGAIRRGDPRDPLAYRLARVAAWSRVRGAPADTDGRTSVPALGASAETLNRYAGLAARGEWTALLEQAEGQFLQSVLWLDVHRFSVLALRGLGRDYEKAEAAIVHELAEYVGSFPRMLELAFADGTPFASAETRTWIAETTAISGSGTPQAVGGIPPSAGSAEDDTAARAAELARSGKIGEAVALLSGGAERPASARDRFLRRIALARILADAREIRAAVAQMERVEEDLGRFGVEDWEPGLAVEALSVHLRLARALARSEGKSSADVARKAEELYARLARLDARAALAMKA, encoded by the coding sequence TTGAGTGAGGCGGTGGAGAATCGCATCGGAGCGGCGCTGAGGGCGGTGACGGAGGACGCTCCGGCCGGGAGGTCCGTCCGGTACGACCCGGAATACGAGATCCTCAAGGCCGAGGCGGACAAGATCGGCGGCTTCGCCGCCGCCGGGGTCGACTGGACCAAGATCGCCGCCCTCTCGGGGGAGATCCTCGAGAAGAAATCGAAGGACCTCCTGGTCATGAGCTACTTCTGCCTCGCGCTCTTCCAGACCGGAGGGTACCCGGCGCTGGCGGAGGCTCTCGGCGGGATGCACGATCTTCTCGAGACCTACTGGGATCGGCTCTTCCCCGAGGCGAACCGTCTGAGGGCGCGCGTGTCGGCGATCGAGTGGCTCGTGGAGCGGTGCACCGCGGCCGTGCGGCAGCGGGAGGCGACGGCGGGCGAGGCCGACGCGGTCGGCGCGTGCCTCGAGGCCCTCGATGCGCTGGACGCGTGCCTCCGGGAGAAGCTACTCAACGAGGCTCCCAGCGTCGGCGATCTGAGGGGCGCGCTGAACGAGAGGTCGGCGGGGGCGGAGCCGGCGGCATCGGCGCCCTCGCCGACGGCGCCAACCACCGCGGCCGCCGTTGCGCCGGTCGCGCGCGATCTCGCGACCGCCGAGGCGAGGGACGAAGCGCTCAAGGACGCGATGGGCTCCCTGAAGTCGTTGGCCGGGGCGATCCGTCGCGGAGACCCGCGGGATCCTCTGGCCTACCGCCTGGCGAGGGTCGCGGCGTGGAGCCGCGTCCGAGGCGCCCCGGCGGACACCGACGGACGGACGTCCGTGCCCGCCCTGGGGGCGTCGGCGGAGACCCTGAACCGGTACGCCGGGCTCGCCGCGCGCGGAGAGTGGACCGCCCTGCTGGAGCAGGCGGAGGGCCAGTTCCTGCAGTCGGTGCTCTGGCTCGACGTCCACCGGTTCAGCGTGTTGGCGCTCCGAGGCCTGGGGAGGGATTACGAAAAGGCGGAGGCCGCGATCGTCCACGAGCTCGCCGAGTACGTCGGGTCGTTCCCGAGGATGCTCGAGCTTGCCTTCGCGGACGGGACGCCGTTCGCCTCCGCCGAGACTCGCACCTGGATCGCGGAAACGACCGCGATATCGGGCTCGGGAACGCCTCAGGCGGTGGGCGGGATTCCCCCCTCCGCCGGAAGCGCCGAGGATGACACGGCGGCGCGTGCCGCAGAGTTGGCGAGGAGCGGAAAGATCGGCGAGGCGGTCGCGCTGCTCTCGGGCGGCGCGGAGCGGCCGGCGTCGGCGCGCGATCGCTTCCTCCGGCGGATCGCGCTCGCGAGGATCCTGGCCGACGCGCGGGAGATACGGGCGGCCGTGGCGCAGATGGAGCGCGTGGAAGAGGACCTGGGACGATTCGGGGTCGAGGATTGGGAGCCGGGCCTCGCGGTGGAGGCGCTGTCGGTCCACCTGAGGCTCGCGCGGGCTCTGGCGCGGAGCGAGGGGAAGTCGTCCGCGGATGTGGCCCGGAAGGCGGAAGAGCTGTACGCGCGGCTGGCGCGCCTCGACGCGCGAGCCGCCCTGGCGATGAAGGCGTGA
- the tssB gene encoding type VI secretion system contractile sheath small subunit — protein MAKEGSVAPRERVNITYKPATGDAKAEVELPLKLVMLGDYTLRPDDRPLEERKPIKVDKDNFEDVMKKQQLSLSFNVQDRLAGKPDEEMPVHLKFETLKDFSPEAVAQQVPELNKLLELRKALLALKGPLGNIPGFRKRLQGMLEGDADLDKILAELGAAEAEEGKEGK, from the coding sequence ATGGCCAAAGAAGGATCGGTGGCACCGCGGGAGCGGGTGAACATCACCTACAAGCCCGCGACCGGGGATGCGAAAGCGGAAGTGGAGCTGCCGCTCAAGCTGGTGATGCTCGGCGACTACACCCTTCGCCCGGACGATCGGCCGCTCGAGGAGCGGAAACCGATCAAGGTCGACAAGGACAACTTCGAGGACGTGATGAAGAAGCAGCAGCTCTCGCTGTCCTTCAACGTCCAGGATCGGCTGGCGGGAAAGCCGGACGAGGAGATGCCGGTCCACCTGAAGTTCGAGACGCTCAAGGACTTCTCGCCCGAGGCGGTGGCGCAGCAGGTCCCCGAGTTGAACAAGCTCCTCGAGCTGCGCAAGGCTCTGCTGGCCTTGAAGGGACCGCTCGGCAACATCCCGGGGTTCCGCAAGAGACTCCAGGGGATGCTCGAGGGCGACGCGGACCTGGACAAGATCCTGGCGGAGCTCGGCGCGGCGGAGGCCGAAGAGGGGAAAGAGGGGAAGTAG